GTTAAACACGGTTCTCTTGATTTTCCAATGGCAATTTATACAGATAAATTTAATCTATTTGAGGATGGATATATCAGATGGCATTGGCATAAGGAAATACAATTTTCATATTCACTTTATGATAGAATTGTTGTTTTTATTGGTGATGAAAAAATAATCTTATCTGAGGGTGAAGGAATCATGATAAATTCCAATGTACTTCATCAAATTAAGCCTTATAATAATAGTAATTGTATGATGTTTTCTATTGATTTTGATTCTACTCTGATTTGCGAGAGTAATTCCCTTATTGAAAAAAAGTATTTAACCCCAGTTATTGAAAATAGTAATTTAAAATATATAGTTTTAAAACCTAATATACCTTGGCAAAAAATAATATTAAACTATCTAGAAAAAACCTTCACACTATCCAATGAGAAGGTCTATGGTTATGAATTAGAAATGAAAAATTACTTAAGCATTATTTGGTTAAATTTAATTAGAGAAGTGAAAGAAGAACTTAAAAATGATATGCATCAAGTATCAAATGATGATGAACGTGTAAAATTAGCCATGCATTATATTGAAAAGCATTATAACGATGATATTAGTCTTTATAATATTTCTATAGCAGCAAATATTAGCAAGAGTGAATGTTGTAGAAGTTTTAAAAGAATTTTGAATATAACACCTTTTGAGTATTTAATGG
The Clostridium felsineum DSM 794 DNA segment above includes these coding regions:
- a CDS encoding AraC family transcriptional regulator; translated protein: MQAKKIEVNSNLQETVKHGSLDFPMAIYTDKFNLFEDGYIRWHWHKEIQFSYSLYDRIVVFIGDEKIILSEGEGIMINSNVLHQIKPYNNSNCMMFSIDFDSTLICESNSLIEKKYLTPVIENSNLKYIVLKPNIPWQKIILNYLEKTFTLSNEKVYGYELEMKNYLSIIWLNLIREVKEELKNDMHQVSNDDERVKLAMHYIEKHYNDDISLYNISIAANISKSECCRSFKRILNITPFEYLMEYRVSKASELLLKSNKAISTIALDVGFNGISYFGKVFKKYRNCTPSEYRNKYK